The genome window AATACCTCGCTCACGGCAAGCCAGCGAGATTAGGGCATCATTGAAATTTAACGCGCCAGCAGAGGATTGAACCAAGCCGACAGTTTCTGCATATAAACGTGGCACATCTGGAAAGACCCAGGAAATGGCATCCGAAGGGATTTGGGCGTTCCATTTCTTCAGAACAGAATCAATTTCTGCTGAAAGCCCCTTTTCTTCAAGACGACGAACGATCACACTGAGCGCTTCAGCAACCACACAATCCAAATAAACTGGAGAATGTGCTTGCTTCTGGATGGCTTTCCCCAACTCAACAGCTTGTTGATGCCAGTGGTCATTCGGCACAAGCATCCCGACGAGAACTGAAGTGTCAATGACAATTTCCATGGATCAGTTCCCGTTGTAAAGGACTTCCGCATCTTCTAAAGCATTGCCTCCCAGGGGTGGCATGATTCCGATCAATCCATCAATCGACTTGGCTGGTACGGCTACCGTGGGATACATATACGGAGACCGTTGCACTTCTTTTACAATTGTGGCGCTCTCTTGGTTCTGATATGCCTGTTCGCGTAAAAACAACACGAACTGTTCTACCAGTCGCACGCTTTCCGGCGGGAGATCTGCCAACAGTGAGGCAAAATTAGGAACAGGGTGGTAATTAGAGTTCATAATCAACAACTCCTGACTACAAGTCGGTGGTTTCATTATACCATCTCGATATTCAATGGTTATTATAGCGATTATTGGGAGAGGAGTTACCCCCTCCCAACCCATTAGTAGTTCTTGTCACGCCATTTCCAGTTGAGTGTTTTCCATAGCAAGCTGCCAGGGGACCGGCGAGGGCTTGAAGCCCAAACCATGTAGTTCACCAACCAGGTTGAGCAGGGCGTTGGCATAAACCGGATCGCATACCGGGTCGTTTTCGGCTACCAGGTGATTTTGGACTTCCCACTCATCCTGGATCCACAGCATATAATCGGCGATAGAGCGGGGCGTCGGCCAGTTGCCGTTGGCCGCATGTGCACGCGCCCGGCTTATCGCATAAAAAGCTTCTTCAGCTTCCTGCAAAATCTGCCAGGCAGTCTGCTCCAGGGTTTGGAAGACTTGATGGGCCTGCCGGATCGCCTCTTCGGCCTCGGAAACACTCGAAGCACGCTCAGGCGAATCGGTGAAGACATCATTCTCTGCAGCAGCGACCAGTTCCCGCAGGATATGCAGCGCTTCAACGAGCAGTTCGTAGTTGGCTTCCGAGAGTTGGGTGATTTGTTGATTTGTATTCACGATTTTTCTCCTTGTGGGTGTGAATAGGAGAAGCCCACCTCCCGAAGTTGGGGAGCTGGGCTTCGTGGTTAAAATATCGCTTGTGTGGGTAGGGAAAAATGCGCTACGCGGGGTGTACGTATCCGGAAAGCGCTCTCTCATTGTGCAACGTGAAGGAAATCAGCAGTTCATCCCCCAGGGGGTCGATATAGATATGGTCGCCAATCCCCAACTGTTGGGTATCGAACTGGACCAGTTTGGCGACAGCCTCCAGGGGAATGCTGAGGGTGATATCCGCTTCGATGCCGGCTTCAAGATCGTCCAGGGTCAGCCGGGCGCGGGTGTTTAGCGTGTTCATTTCAAGCTTCCTTTCATGCAAGTTCTGTCAAACATGGTTGTCTCCTTTCAAGTATTGGTTTGTTTATTCAGGGGGATAGGGGTCAGCATGCCCCTCGCCCGCCGCAAGCCCAGCAAGGGCGTAGGTTAAAATCACAGCCCTTGCCTTTGCAAGCCGGGCAGCGCTGTGTTGCGAAGGCATCGATGAAAAGATGCCAGGTGTCCTGCGTAGCATCTTCAGGAAAGAGTACATATTCATCGGGCAAGGCTTCGATGATCCGGTAGGGCATTTCGTATGGGCGCGCGCTTTCTGCGGCCTGGTAGCGGGAACGTTTTTCTCGCACACTGTCAAAGCCTAATTGTCGTTCTTTCAACGATACCCAATGCTTGCCAGGCGCCCGGCCGATAATGATGTGGTCGAGCAGCGTGATGTCCAGGTTTTTTCCGGCCTCGACGATGGACCTTGTGACGGCGACGTCGTCGGGACTCGGGTCTGCCGACCCGCTGGGGTGGTTATGAACGACAATGATCGCCGCGGCATTGAGACGGATGGCGGGCCGGAAGATTTCGGCTACCCGGATTTGGGCGCTGTTCAGACTGCCTTTGTAGACCTCGACGATATCCAGAACCCGGTTGCGGGTATTGAGCACGATCACACGCAGGTGTTCCTGTTCCAACACGCTCATTTCGTGCTGCACCAGCCGGGCAGCGTCCGCCGGGCTGTGGATCGCCGGCGGTTCTTCCGGTACGTCCATCGCCAGGCGTTTGCCCAGTTCCAGGGAGGCTACCAGCGAAGCCGCCGTGCGCTGGCCGATGCCGGGTACCGCGGCAATCTCGGCGATATTGGCCCGGTACAGGCCGGTGAGGCCTTTGAAGCGTTGCAGCAATTCCTCGGCGATCTCGATCTGCCGGGCGCCGCCGACGACAGCCGCCAGCAATTCGAGCAGGTTACAGGCCGTGGGGTTATTGGCAACACGATAGGCGGGCTGCTCTCGTAACGGACGCAGTTTCAGTTTGGGTAATTCATAGGGGGTTTGGACCCGGAGATCCAACGGAGGGGCGTTCATAATGGTTATTTCCTTTCGAACAGGCAATGCGCCGGGCTTCTGAAAAAGAAGCCCGGGGGGATAGAAAAAGCCCCTGGCGCTGTGCTGGCACCAGGGGCTTTGTGTAGTATTCCAGAGGAAATCTCAGACTTTGCTCATTTCGCGTCGCTGTGCCCGGCTGGTTACCAGTGAAGCCAGCAACCGGCCACAGGCGATTTCAAGAGCCGTGGCAAAACCATCCATCTCTGGAGCAGATATCTTTTGTGTTACGGGTCCTAACAGGATCTGTTCTGGAGGCCCGCACCATACCGACATCAGCGAGCCGCCGTCCAGGATGTCCAGGTGGATGGTCGCCTGAGTGGCCTTTTCCAAGGCGGCCAGGTTGCCGGTTAGCTTCTCGAAACCGAAATCGACGACCACCCAAAGCTGCCCATCGCCATCTTGCACGATGTCGCCGATGGATGTGGAACGGGCCAGGGCACCGAACGCTTTGACGCCCGGGTTCTCCCACCAGGGGCGGTGAAGATGCTGGGTTTTGGCATAGACCTGCTCCAGCGTATGGGCCTTGACGATGGCTATCCGTTCGTAGTTCTGCGGCCAGCCCAGGTCTTCGGCACGGGTTTTTCCGTTAATCATCCAATGGCATAACGGCTGGTGGTGAAAAACGGTGTAAGGGGTAGAAGTATCCCTTTCGTGGGGAATATTTGGGGGAGATGACATTGTTATTCCTCCGTATGGGGTGTCGGTTGGGGAAAAAGTGTCAGGTGTTCAAGTATCACGGGATACCGTAACACCTGACACCGGAGCACTTTCATTACGCCGTGTTCATCGGCATCATCAAATGCAGGAAGGCATGCTCTTCACCCACCGGACGGATGGTCCCTGGTTTGACGGGATCGCTGACTTCCAGCGCCACGCTAGGGGTCTGGATAGCCGCCAGGGCATCCTGCAGGTAGTGGATATTGAATGCAATGCGCATCCCGGGACCTTCGGTGGCTACCGCTACCTGGGTGCAGCTTGAACCCAGTTCATCGGCTTGGGCCGAGACTTCTACGCTATCCTCCCGGATGTCCAGGGCGGCGACCAGCGAATCATTGCGGGCAAACACCCCGGCTTGCTGGCAGGCTTTCTGGAGTACGTT of Chloroflexota bacterium contains these proteins:
- the radC gene encoding DNA repair protein RadC, with product MNAPPLDLRVQTPYELPKLKLRPLREQPAYRVANNPTACNLLELLAAVVGGARQIEIAEELLQRFKGLTGLYRANIAEIAAVPGIGQRTAASLVASLELGKRLAMDVPEEPPAIHSPADAARLVQHEMSVLEQEHLRVIVLNTRNRVLDIVEVYKGSLNSAQIRVAEIFRPAIRLNAAAIIVVHNHPSGSADPSPDDVAVTRSIVEAGKNLDITLLDHIIIGRAPGKHWVSLKERQLGFDSVREKRSRYQAAESARPYEMPYRIIEALPDEYVLFPEDATQDTWHLFIDAFATQRCPACKGKGCDFNLRPCWACGGRGAC
- a CDS encoding type II toxin-antitoxin system VapC family toxin; this translates as MEIVIDTSVLVGMLVPNDHWHQQAVELGKAIQKQAHSPVYLDCVVAEALSVIVRRLEEKGLSAEIDSVLKKWNAQIPSDAISWVFPDVPRLYAETVGLVQSSAGALNFNDALISLACRERGIESIASFDHDFDQIDWLERLSVPEDITP